Genomic segment of Delphinus delphis chromosome 12, mDelDel1.2, whole genome shotgun sequence:
TATATTGTAAATTCTGAGAGGCAGATAACTGATTGGAAGGGGCAGGAGGTCAGGGGTCTGGTCACAGAGTTCCATTTGTACAGCAAGGACATTGCTTGCATAtagattgtgtttttattttgggaaGCCTGGAGATTGATGGAGATTATAGCAGGTGACAAGGTCCCCTCAATCCCCTCCTGACAATATCAGTACAACTCACGTGCATAGTCATTTTTGGCATCCCTAGGAAGAGATGGAGAATCACTAAGTAAATTACTTTCAAATGTCAAAAATTACTAAGATCCTCACATGATAGTACTTGTACTTAACCATCCATTGTGTCAGTAGATCGTAGTCATTAAGAATTAGGTTttagggaatgtaaattggtgcagccagtatggaaaacagtatggaggttcctcaaaaactaaaaataaaattgccatatgagccagcaatcccactcctgggcatatagccagagaaaactaaaagatacatgcacctcggggcttccctggtggcgcagtggttgagagtccacctgccgatgcaggggacacgggttcgtgccccggtccgggaggatcccacatgccgcggagcggctgggcccatgagccatggccgctaagcctgcgcgtccggagcctgtgctctgcaatgggagaggccacaacagtgagaggcccgcttactgcaaaaaaaaaaaaagatacatgcaccccaacgttcacttgcagcactatttgcaacagccaagacatggaaacaacctcaggATGTTGATAAAAAAGGATAAAGGATAaaaaagctgtggtacatatatacaatggaatactacgcagccataaaaaagaatgaaataaagccatttgcagcaacgtggatggacctagagatgatcatactaagtgaagtaagtcagaaagtgaaagattcacttatatgtggagtctaaaatgtgacacagggaattccctggtggtccaggggttaggactctgtgctttcactgccgaaggtGGGGGTccaatccctgcttggggaactaagatgctgcaagctgccaaaataagtaagtaagtaagtaaataaataaataaaatatgacacaaatgaacttacctatgaaacagaaacagactcagacatagagaatagactgttggttgccaaggggggaaggtgttgggggagggacggttggggtgagcagatgtaagcttttatatatatgatggataaacaacaaggtcctactgtagagcacagggaactatattcaatatcctgtgataaaccataatggaaaagaatatatatatatatatatatatatatatatgtataactgaatcactttgctgtacagcagaaattaacacattgtaaatcaactatacttcaataaaataaaatttttaaaaaagagctaggCTTTAGAGTGCAACCAATCTGGGTTCAGACCTAGGCTGTACTCCTTACTACTATTCTACCAGGCCTACTGTGCAAGCTCGATGCATGTTAGCTACCATTGTTATCAATAGAGAAGATATAAAGTGACAAAAAGCCACTGTGGATTCAGTTGATTCATATTcatctgtatttaaaaattacaacagCATCTACCTGAATGACTGGTAAATATCTATGACTGGAGTTATTTATTCAGGCCACAGACAATGTTTTGTGTGCAAATTAATTGATTTGAACCTGTTACAGTAATCACTCTGCTGGGTCATGGGTCCATGGTGCTAGTACCTCTGATGTTGTAGAAGAGCATGGATTTTGGAATCTCACAGTCCAGggtcaaatcccagctttgccatgTCCTACCGGTGCCATCTTtgacaagttgcttaacttctctgagtctcagtgtcctcatctctaaaataaatgataataccTCCCTCACAAGGTTGTTGGGAAGATCAAGTGATACAATGTCCACAGCAACCTAATGGACGATGGGTgtcaaataaatgttcatttgtaGTCTCACAACTTGGGCAAAGCTTCATAATCCACATCACTTTGAAAACCATTACTTAAATTGCagaggacagggacttccctggtggcgcaggggtaaagaatccccctgccaattcaggggacacgggtttgagccctggtccaggaagataccccatgctgcagagcaactaagcctgtgcgacacaactactgagcctgcgctctaggactcgtaagccacaactactgaagcccacgtgcctaaagcccacgctccgtaacaagagaagccaccgcaatgataagcccgcacactgcaacaaagagtagcccccgctcgccgcaacgagagaaagcccgcacgcagcagcgaagacccaatacagccataaataaattaataaatatattaaataaataaataaattgcagagATCCTGGACATTAAGACCTTCATACCTGGAAGGACTTGTAGCCCCACTATCTGAAAACAGGGAGAAGAATAAAGTAAGCTCCACATTCAACAGTCCtttctatgttttattatttcttttattctctagGAGCATCTAAGGACAGCTTCAGCCTCTACCTAGTATCTTTCACCTAACTTAATTCTTGGTctacttctccttctccctttcttgaACTTTCTCCTTACCCTTAGCCTGGAAGCCCCACATaagcccctgcactgggagggcCATGAGCACTGTGTCAGCGTGCTGTTGCCACTGTCACTGGTGGAAGCCCAGGTGTTCCTGAGGGCTAccctggagcagctggacccatgcCAAACCCCTTCTTACAGAGAGGCACTGACTGTGGcgttgatggtggtggtggaacAGGTCCTGATAGTCGAAGCAGGATCATCAGTGGCTCAGGACATACCCACCCTTCTTCCCTGGAATGCAAGGCTGGAGGCCACTTAAAAGGGCAGGCTGTTCTGCAAACAGGAAGGCAGTCTGGGCAGAAGTGAGTGCAGTGGGGGAGAGCAGAGATCAGCTTCTGGAGGGCATGTTCTCCTAGAAGGTGTGGTTTACCCATTGCCAGGGAGCTGGGAAAGTCACTTGACTCCGGGCCTCTGTCTTCCCTGTCTCCTGCTCAGTCTCCCTCACATCTCTGTTCACTTGGTGGATGAGTGGAAGGACGTGTACAGTCATGGAAATTTCTCACACTGCTGGTAGGACCCGTGTCagattccctcctcccctctgggaAATGCGCTTTGCCTATTTCGAAAATATCTCTTCCGCTTCCTGTTTCTGGAGCTGCACAATGTGCTCCGTCTCTTCCTTTAGACAGAAGTTTGAAGACAGTCCATCCTTGAAGAAATTTTCCTCCTTGGCCAAATCCTTTTTTACCATTTCCTCAGGAAGTTTGGGAAACTGGCACCCATGTTCCCAGTCCCTGGCTTCGCACTGACCTCCCAAGAGCAGGCAGACACTCTTGGATCTGCTTATCAGAGGCAGAAGTGGAGCAAGGAGCCAAGGTCACCCATTGAGATCACGTGACATGTTGCTATGGGAATCATGTGAGAGTGGAAtgaagaacaaagaacagaagccTCAGCATTGCAGGCAAACAACCAATCCAGGAAGGGCAGCTGCTAGTATTTCctgtttatttatcttttttagacTAAGTATCTGTTTcttgttctcaaatttagaagcTGTTTGCCTAGCACAATTTTAGATACCCAGAAACAGTCCACCAAATATATGCCTCCAGTACACCTTGGGGGTTCATTAGATTAATTAATAGTGGTTAATATACGCTTTGAAATCCTTTCATTAAAAGGGCCACCTAAATCCCAAGTACCATTATAATCAGGCCTAATGAGGTCAGTGGTTTAAAGAGGGTTTTAAAGCATATATAAAGCTCCTCCCAGATCAGGGGTACAGCATGAAGGTGAGAAGAGGCAGGTGAGTCTGCATGCTGGCATTTAAAAGCTCCTCCACAGCGGGAGAGCCACACTGAAGGCAGCAGATTGAAACCAGGTGCTTGGAGATCTGCTAATGGATTCTCAAACTTAAACCTATGTTTTAGGGATAAGGCCACCACTTTGTAAAATCCTGACAGGTTGCTGCTGAGTTCGGAATACCTTCTGGTGAGCCATTCTGGGGGTCttggggaggggcttggggaggaTTAAGCCTATGGCTTTGCCGTTGGTTGAGTGATGTTCGTGAGAGCAACTCCGAGCAGTATTTTCTCGCAGGCTTCACGTGAATGATCCTTGTGCCCCGCAGGCACTTCTAGGGGCTCACGCTCCTTCACCCTTTCAATGAACCCTCGCCTGCGTTCCTGCCTGTACCGTGGCTGCTATGGTACCATCATGACCATGGAGACCTCTGCTGCTACCTGTGATATCACCGGGGTGATTGCCGGCAGTGAGTGTGAAGCCAGGCAAGCATTTGGCTAGCCCCCTTTcatcattttcagattctttcttaGGAAGGAGCTCAATTCTGAGAAGTTCATTATTATAGTAGTAATATCAACATTAAAACTGAGGGAAAAACAGAATCCTGACTCCCCTATCAAGCTGCTGCTTTTCACTTTCCCTTCATCCTTTCCAAACCTGGTCGAGAGGTGTTTATTTCTACATATTGAAATGATTgcttaattaaaatatcaaattctggctttgtttgttcgtttgttgtTGTGTCGACTTCAGGTTACAGCGTGAGCATTTTAAGCAACGCTCTCTGTACGTCCTCTCTTGTGTAATTCTGTTCTGAAGTCTTCTTCATGTTGTCTCAGTATTAGCATATCAGAGCTGGAAGCAACTACAAGGTCAATCTAATCCTACCTTCCCAATTGACAGATCAGacaactgaggctcagcaaggaAGAGAGACTTCCCGAGGGCCCAGGGCTAGGTAGTGTCAGACCAAACTCAAACATAGGTTGGCTGATTTCTAGTCCAAGACTTTTCCCAATGCACCAGCTATGGcagaaaagagaacaagaaagaaagcagaagtggTATCCATCTGGGGCTGAGGACCTTTCTGGGTTTATGCAATCAGAGACCAAAAAATGtcctaaggggcttccctggtggcgcagtggttgagagtctgcctgccgatgcaggggacacgggttcgtgccccggtccgggaggatcccacatgctgcggagcggctaggcccgtgagctgtggccgctgagcctgcgagtccggagcctgtgctccgcaacgggagaggccacaacagtgagaggcccgcgtatcgcaaaaaaaaaaaaaagttcctaaaaTGGTTGTCCcaagcctgtgggccacagtcAGACCTGTGGCTAACTTATTAAACTTTGAAAAAGGGGTCTCTTCTGGAGTGGAGGAAACAGTTTATTTTCTATTGGTGTAGGCATCTGTGGTTTTGAAATGTTTGCTGAGATGGATTTGAAGGTCTTCAAGTCTTACAAATTCTAATCAAAGAAGTCAGGCTGAGGCACTGCATGGACCCTGCTCTCACTGCAGCCATCATTTCCAGAGAAAGCCATGGTGGAACCATCCGGCAAGATGGCTGGGACCACAAAGGACTTAAATTTGGCTTGACGCAGGTACTCAGCTAGAAACTTTCAATCGGCCCCACTTCATCCTTCCTCACAGAAGCTAACCCAAACTGGAAATGTATCTGCATTTATCCTAGGCTTCAAAACACGGGTACCTGCATAATTTCCACTGGGATTTCTGTAACATGTCAAGGTATACCAGTTATTGGATATCTTTTTTTAAGTATCTTATGAGTTTTGTAATTACAATTTGTAATTAATATTATGCAATGTACTTAAATTGAGAAAATCTTATAAAGGGTACTATTATAGGTATCCCTTTGAGGTTCATGAAATAGTAAATTTCATCTGTGTAGATCAAAACATTATAATGAAACCCTACTTGAACCAACTTGTCCTTTAGGCAAATTGGAGGAAGGGGACCCAAATTATCGGATATTTGCTTCCAGGTTTTCccctattctattctattctattctattccatgccacacggcttgagggatcttagttcccccactagggattgaacccaggccccggcagtgaaagcactgagtcccaaccactggaccgccagggaactcccccaggctttattttaaattgtctgAGAAACCGAGACTTCTAGCCTTCCAATTATTTTTGACTGCAAATATCTAGACTTTGGGTGCTCATTATTTGTTTTGaaacaactttttaattttttttgagtgCTTAACTAAAACTATGCTACATCCACTTCTCCCAAATCTTACTGTATTTCTCTGATTCTCTTTTCTGTGAAAGGACTTGTAGAATTGATTCTGTGGGAATAAAGAAAAGGGATAAGGCCAGTGTCTATGACCTTGAACATAAGGAGGAGAAATCAGGACAGCAGAAGAATGTGTTACTCCATCCAGATGTTGACATTCTTATCTGAATTTTCTagcttgataaaaaaaaatccatcgaCCTGTTGGTACCTGGGACAGCAAAGAACACCTTTTGCAGGCTGTTGGGATTCTCACAGACAGAATTAAGGCAAACCAGAAAAAATTCCCCACGTGGAGTGTGGCTCAATACCTCAAAGGTAGGCCAGTGCTTTGTTTAGAAGAGCAGTGAGTGAGAGCCCAGAAGGCCGGGTGTACCTTGGGCCTCCCTGGGCCTGTGCCCATAGGGTCAGCAGTGGGCCTGGGAGGACCCCTAGTGTTCTCTGAAGCACTGAGTTCCTTGGAGTGTTCTTCATGCCCAATTTCCATTCCCCTTCTGCCAGATGTTGGGGGTTCTTGTTACATCTCATTGGTTATTGAGCCATTGAGTGATACCTTGAGCGTTAGTGTGATTGTTTAAAAGAATGTTTGCCTTCCTctgatgggttttttttccctggtGCAAGAAGATTTTACCCACTTTCTGAATTTTTTGAACAAATTTTCACTCTCTGAGCATCCTCAGTGACACCAGGGCTTTAGGTACCATGATGTGTCCAGGTGGAAATCCCTGCTAGGCTGATCACAGACCCCCTCAGGTTCAGCATCTCCCAGACTGAACTAACTCACTAGCCTCTCACTATaaacttgctttttcttctgtattttctgcCTCTGTGAAAGGCACTATAACACACCCAGTCATCCCagccagaaaaaaacatatttttttcttaggttcTCTGGTTCCTTCTCCCTTCACATCCAGCCATACCAATTCTTATTAAGTCTGCCTCCTATAGGCCCATGGTGTGTATATACCTCTCTCCTTTTATGGccttaatttcaaataaacagttttacattttatggccttaatttcaaataaacagtttctattttctatttcaaggtccttgaaggcagggatcaGGACCAGGGGTCTTTATCTCTAGACATCCGAGCAGAGCACAATTACGGTAAACACATGAGTAACTACTGAAGATTAACCTTCTAGGGGATAATACACATATGCTCAAACATGCATATCGCACACATACACCTACAAAGGAATGAGTATGTCTCGAGCATCACTGTGCGCTCAGTGTGGCACACATCCTGgtcatagtaggtgcttaaaacattttattgaatgaacgaatgagtgaataaatgagtgagttcTTGAATGACTGAGAGAATGTTACAAGCAGTTTTAGACTGAAGATTTACTGGGGATCTAGTTTTGCCAGGCCTGCACTAAATAAGAAGCAAATCTGACTTTtgcagcaagaaaaacaaaagtcttcagaaaaagagagagagaaggaaagcaatcTGGAAGTTTTTCAGTGATTCTTGAGGAAATGGATCCTttcaggaggagaggaaggggggaaaGAGGATCTGGGACTGTCTGCTTTGGAAGATTTCCCTGGAGGGCTGACATCCCGGGAATGCTCATATCTTATTTCTGCTGAAAGTTAATCTTTCAATCTGAACCTCTGGTTTCATCTCAGGTGGTCTCTCAGGCTTCAAGTCAGGAACTGAAGCCACTGCCACCCCCGCGGACATAGACTGATGTCATCAGTGATATTATAGCTCGAGCTAAATTCTATAAGAGACACGGCTTCTAGGCAAAGCTCTGTGGGTGGGCCAGGTTGGCAGGTGCTCAGATAGCCCCTCTTCGAGGGTTTGATATGGTTGTGTTGTACCCAACACTGGCAAAGGAATGGTCGCACTTATGACAGAAAATtcatttctcacttttcttcatgcaaataagcataaaaaaaggaaaatctaccCAGTTCACATTACGGTTCCCATGAACTATGCATAAACATATGCATAATTATTGTGCAGTAAATGTAAATGTCATAGTAAGTGACATATTCTTAAGAATAAGTCCACATATTGCAGCAAGGCCTCATTTTAGcccatgatttcttttctttattttatttatttttttcttggttataccacatggcatgcgggatcttagttccccaaccagggatcaaacccatacccccctgcagtggaagcgtggagtcttaaccactggacttccagggaagtcctagccCATGATTTCAATGCCCACCTACTCCCTGTCTTACCAGAATTGCTAACAAGAAGAGAGCCTGACCTGAGCCTTTGTCCTTTTCCTAGTATCTGCTCAAGCTACTAGGGCTTTGCTTGTGAGGAATGCCCGACTCCCAAGCTGGTCAACCTGGGAGGCCATGGAGAAACCAGGCTGGAATTCTAGCTCCCTGGGTACCTGAGAGCCAACTGTGGTGAAGCTGATCTTCCTCAAGGGACATACACCGTGTCCCTCAGGCCCACACCTACCTCTTGTGTCTTCTTCCTGTTGTTTGCTGAAGATCCAGGGACtggcttcttttcttcccttttcagtAGTTGCTGCCACACAATCTTTCAAGAGGTCCATTCTCCACCAAACATGGCTGAAGATAAGCATATAGGAGCcaattttgttattgttctttagGTGTAAGTAAAATGAACCAGTTCAGGAAATTTTAAGCAGTAAAAGGAAATTACCGAAAGGCTATCAAAAGGCTCCCAGAGCCAGTGAAAGGCTCAAGGACAAGAAGAGTAACCAAGCAGCTCTGGGGTCTGGGTAGCAGGAAGCAGTTGACCATACTTTATAGCATCCCTACTGCACGAATGAATTAGCACTCTCACTGCGTAAATGAACTCCAACGACCTTTTCTCCCATCCTTTCATCATTCTGCTTCACCTCTATAGTTCCGGGAGAGACTGATGGACTTACCTGGGATCATATACACACCTGCAGGCTGGCTGCTCTGCTTTTTGGTCTTGCCCAGACCAcccacaatggagaagagacattCTTCCAGAAGGAAACCTGATGCAGTTTGTGGCTTTACTTCCACactcagaagaaaacacaaataatatgTTGGAATGTAAAGCTCTCAAAGTCCCTGCCGATATGGCCCCTGCTGGGCCTTTAGCTCCCTTcagagatgttcaataaatgtttctacaCATCACTTCTTTTTCTGAGGAGGAATCAAAATCATACCCACCTACCTCTGAGCCCCCTTGGAGAAAGCCAAGTAAACCCTTCTCTGCTCAATGACCTCTCAAGTCTACCTGCAGATTTCACCCAGGCAGAACTGGGACCCCTGTGTTTCCCTGGGCAGAGCCTATGGTCAGCTGGTGAGGCAGCCCTGCAGCATGTAGACCAGCATCTTTTATGACTGGTTGAGGACCATGCTGTACCAGTTAAATACTCTGATTATTATCTCTGCATGTGGGCAATCCAGGACATTCTTTAGATGTTCACTTTGCTCAAGAATGATTTCTTCTGTGGGAGAAATCACAGCATGTACTCCATCTAATTGCCAACTCCTTCAATGTCACTACTAAAGCAAAAAAGTACACCCAGGTGagataatttccaaataatttgaaaaacaagaaatagtATGATGACTCATACTCTGAATCATACTCTGAATCTATTCCCCCAgtattctttttatgactgagatACCAGATGTTCTAGAGGAGAGTCAATATTTAAGTTGTCTTAGTTTGGTTCCCGTAGAAGCAGACCCTGAAACAACTTCAGGtgcaggtggtttatttgagaggtTCAGGGAATGCTGATATGAAGTGGCTGGGGGatacagggaagggaagaaagccaATAAAATGTGTGTCGTCAAGCCGGCTACCACAGTGGGCACTGGAGCTCAATCCTCCAAGCAAACACTGAGGGACTGTGCAAAACACACTGCAGAATTATTATACACAAGGGCCAAgaagctggggtatttatacatCAACTTCTAAGAGCCATTGACTGGGGTATCTGCCTGTTGGGAGGAGAGCAGCTTAATTCTTTGCTCCTCTGGTCTTCCATGCAAATAGGTGGCACACTTTTCAGAACTTCCAAGGGAATGAGACCGTTGACACCGAGATGCAGATCCTGGCAGATGGAAGTCAGCTGAGCATCCTGAAATGTCTAGGGATGTAGGAAGGCCCCTGCTTGGGTGTGGGGTGCAGAGcatctcttttctccactcttcaaaacatttctcttccctccctctagcCTAATACCCCTTAATAACTTCacgcttttaaaaacaaatacctGGAACAGAGGCTGACCTCAGTCAAAGGAACACAAAGGAAGGCCTGGCCAATgagggagagaaaacacaaaaaacaaaacacaaattaaagTCTCAGAGGAATTATCATGCCACGTGGACATTCCTGCTGCTTGGGTTCACTCagtaggttcctcaaaaaagctATGCTGTTTACTTTTAGTAAGATGAGAAGTTAAAACTTGGATGAAGCTTTGAAAATGTGAAGGGCAGAAAGGGATGGGAGAGGCGTGGTTTCTGATTGTGGCTTTGAGCTTGAAGCACCTGCCTGACCCCCAGGCTCTGGCGTCCTGAGATGAGCTGCACACAGGGAGCGAGCGGAGTCTGGGTATGGACGGTTTGCTGCTCATTTCTGTTCCACCTGCTTGTCTTTCTTTGCTGGTTGTCTGGGGGTGAATGCCTACTTGACTGACAAGCTCTAATTTAAGAGCAGCAAAGAGTAGCAACCCCACTCCAGGGCTTGGCTTTGCCAAATCCATTCTGAATGTAGGAAAAAtagcttttctcatttttaaagaatgaagtaaGTCGCTGTAGGCTGTTCGCTGTAATTTGAAACTGGCCAAACTATATGGAGGGTTCTAGGAGCCACGACTGTGAGCATGTCGTCTCACCTGTTGGATCACACCAAGTCGACGCCATGAAAAGCTATGGGTTTGGCTTCTCTTCGCGGCTCTACATGGCTCCGTTCCTAACCACATCCTCGTCTATCCTGCCTAAATTTCTCTCCAACCATGTCCTTCACTCCGTCTCTCACACCCTGGTCCTTCCTTCTGCAGGATCTATGCTCCCCCACCTGTTCCCCAGGTCGTCTGCCCCTTCTGAATTCTTGGGTCTACACCAACCTCTCCACTGCTGAGGCTCTGCCATGGGCTTGGCGTCCCCTCCCGCTGCCTCCATTTCCCAGCCTTCTGTCactacttcctgtctctctcccGCACTGGATTCTAAAATGAAGACAAAGATGTTTTACAAAGTGAACTCTTAGTTAAGTTATCGTTATTATGTGTTATTTCCAACTTAAGGAATTGGAGCCAGAGAATCTGGATTAGCATTTTCACAAGTAAAGAACAAAAATTCCTTATCACTCACATCTTTGAGGATTGTTTGAAGTTCTCTCTAAAGAGAAGAGTCCCCTGCTCAGGTGTCCTTTGAGCTTTGTGTCCACggatctaaaataaaaatgatcagatAGAACAATGTGTTTCAATATGTGTCCTTATACTTTATGAAAGTTATAAAAGCATAATAATTAGATTAAATTTGATGATGTACACacatttttactttgattttcttGCAAGAATATAATGAAC
This window contains:
- the LYG2 gene encoding LOW QUALITY PROTEIN: lysozyme g-like protein 2 (The sequence of the model RefSeq protein was modified relative to this genomic sequence to represent the inferred CDS: inserted 3 bases in 2 codons) is translated as MPNPFLQRGTDCGVDGGGGTGPDSRSRIISGSGHTHPSSLECKAGGHLKGQAVLQTGRQSGQKKFGKLAPMFPVPGFALTSQEQADTLGSAYQRQKWSTSRGSRSFTLSMNPRLRSCLYRGCYGTIMTMETSAATCDITGVIAGSICGFEMFAEMDLKVFKSYKXLIKEVRLRHCMDPALTAAIISRESHGGTIRQDGWDHKGLKFGLTQVQKKIHRPVGTWDSKEHLLQAVGILTDRIKANQKKFPTWSVAQYLKGGLSGFKSGTEATATPADIDXDVISDIIARAKFYKRHGF